A window from Syntrophorhabdaceae bacterium encodes these proteins:
- a CDS encoding UbiD family decarboxylase — protein MVKKDSNIPQDLRMFLNILEEKGHLARVEGADWNLEIGALNEIMAERKGPALLFDKIKDYPQGYRIATNVLYRDTFQKIAFGMPEELGNIEAIRYWMDKLKRFVPVPPRVVDSGPILENILEGKDIDVLRFPAPKWHELDGGRYIGTGVTTITRDLNEGWVNVGTYRVMIHDKETVSFYTSPGKHALIMREKYWAQGMDCPVVMCFGQQPLIFGCATLGLPWGVPELDFVGYMQNKPVDVIIGKETGLPIPANAEIVIEGFSPPPDKDGRPEGPFGEWTGYYASGKRNEPVVHIKRIYFRNDPIILGQPAVISSINVYPVPLHNAIKLWTDIEKLGLQGIKGIYVHGPGNRIICVISLQQKFLGHARQVATAVGALLVEGACTGRYIITVDDDVDPSNLDEVLWAVCTRSDPETAIHIMPGFLSSPLDPILPPEKRESGDYTTAKVFINACRPYHWKNSFPPISISSPEIKERVMTKFKGIF, from the coding sequence ATGGTGAAAAAAGATAGTAATATACCTCAAGACCTAAGGATGTTCCTAAACATCCTTGAAGAAAAAGGTCATCTGGCTCGCGTTGAGGGGGCCGACTGGAACCTGGAAATAGGCGCCCTAAACGAGATCATGGCTGAAAGAAAAGGGCCCGCCCTGTTGTTTGATAAGATCAAGGATTACCCTCAGGGTTATCGCATTGCAACAAACGTTCTTTACAGGGACACCTTCCAGAAAATAGCCTTCGGTATGCCGGAGGAGCTGGGTAATATTGAAGCAATAAGATACTGGATGGACAAGCTGAAAAGGTTTGTTCCCGTACCTCCCAGGGTTGTCGACAGCGGCCCAATCCTGGAAAATATCCTGGAAGGTAAGGACATAGATGTATTGAGATTTCCTGCACCAAAATGGCATGAACTCGATGGGGGAAGATATATCGGAACGGGGGTTACAACCATCACGAGGGATCTCAATGAAGGGTGGGTCAATGTCGGAACCTACCGCGTCATGATCCATGACAAGGAAACGGTTTCGTTTTATACTTCACCAGGGAAGCATGCCTTAATAATGAGAGAAAAATATTGGGCCCAGGGGATGGATTGCCCGGTAGTTATGTGCTTTGGCCAGCAACCATTAATCTTTGGCTGTGCAACATTGGGTTTGCCATGGGGTGTTCCGGAACTGGATTTTGTTGGTTATATGCAGAATAAGCCTGTAGATGTTATTATCGGTAAAGAAACCGGGTTACCAATACCCGCGAATGCGGAAATTGTCATTGAGGGTTTTTCTCCCCCGCCGGATAAGGATGGCAGGCCGGAAGGTCCCTTCGGAGAATGGACAGGATATTATGCGTCGGGGAAAAGGAATGAACCTGTAGTCCACATCAAAAGGATCTATTTTAGAAATGATCCCATAATCCTGGGGCAGCCTGCCGTCATATCGTCAATAAACGTGTATCCTGTCCCTCTCCATAATGCCATCAAGTTGTGGACCGACATTGAAAAACTTGGCTTACAGGGGATAAAAGGTATATATGTGCACGGCCCGGGGAACAGGATAATATGCGTGATCTCACTGCAGCAGAAGTTCCTGGGGCATGCGAGACAGGTCGCCACCGCAGTGGGGGCCCTCCTCGTGGAGGGTGCATGTACCGGAAGGTATATTATTACCGTAGATGACGATGTCGATCCTTCTAACCTGGATGAGGTATTATGGGCGGTATGTACAAGGTCGGACCCTGAGACGGCGATTCATATTATGCCTGGTTTTCTTTCGAGCCCCCTGGACCCGATACTTCCTCCCGAAAAGAGGGAAAGCGGGGATTATACTACAGCAAAGGTATTCATCAACGCGTGCAGACCATATCATTGGAAGAATAGTTTCCCGCCAATAAGTATATCTTCTCCTGAAATAAAAGAAAGGGTAATGACGAAGTTTAAGGGTATATTTTAG
- a CDS encoding ABC transporter permease, with protein MIYSFRLYLRIAFQNLVIHKARMGLALLGILFAVMSLVAFGNISDGLKKQIENEIDKFGKDLIVLRTGIVHVGGRGTHQFGESKTLKLEDVNRIKDSLSDVVEAVPFFDISYPAGYEDKKITVSITGATDTIFKIRNLELVMGRYFTNAENLNAEKKAVVGYKVFDNFFQSGNPIGKYILISRVPTQIIGVMDEKGTDLTGQDQDLQVYMPLNTLMRRYSNVDYIKGAYLKVKAGVDLPQMKQKLRTFIRKIHNMKPEQKDDFSIFTMDDVVKTQEQGIRLVSVLTIIASTVSFLIGGLGIFAIMLLSISERKLEIGIRRVVGSKKRDIIFQFLTESVIVALVGGALGVAVGFIITMIVSYFSKLPFALYLGNILLSLIISIAVGILAGIYPAIQGTKYEPVSVLYG; from the coding sequence ATGATATACTCATTCAGACTTTATCTCAGGATAGCCTTTCAAAATCTTGTTATACATAAGGCCAGGATGGGGCTTGCACTGCTTGGCATCCTTTTTGCGGTTATGAGCCTTGTTGCCTTCGGCAATATTAGTGATGGTTTGAAAAAACAGATTGAAAATGAAATCGATAAATTCGGGAAAGATTTGATTGTTCTGCGGACAGGGATTGTACATGTGGGTGGTAGAGGCACGCACCAGTTCGGCGAATCGAAGACCCTGAAACTTGAAGATGTAAATAGAATCAAAGACTCACTTTCAGATGTTGTAGAGGCTGTGCCGTTTTTTGACATTTCGTATCCTGCCGGTTACGAAGACAAAAAGATTACGGTGAGCATCACGGGGGCCACCGATACAATATTCAAAATAAGGAACTTGGAACTTGTGATGGGCAGGTATTTTACAAACGCTGAAAATCTTAATGCAGAAAAAAAGGCTGTTGTTGGATATAAAGTATTTGATAATTTTTTTCAATCAGGCAACCCGATAGGCAAATATATCCTTATATCCAGGGTGCCCACGCAGATTATAGGCGTTATGGATGAAAAAGGGACAGATCTGACTGGACAGGATCAGGATTTGCAGGTCTATATGCCTTTAAACACATTGATGAGACGTTACAGCAATGTCGACTATATAAAAGGCGCTTATCTTAAGGTGAAGGCCGGTGTTGACCTCCCGCAGATGAAACAGAAACTGAGGACATTCATACGGAAAATACATAATATGAAACCGGAGCAAAAGGACGATTTTTCGATTTTCACCATGGATGATGTTGTCAAAACGCAGGAACAGGGCATCCGCCTTGTATCGGTTCTGACAATAATAGCCTCGACTGTTTCTTTTTTAATAGGAGGACTCGGCATATTTGCCATTATGCTCCTTTCCATATCCGAGAGAAAGCTAGAGATAGGGATAAGAAGGGTTGTGGGTTCCAAAAAAAGGGATATAATATTTCAGTTCCTCACGGAGTCGGTTATTGTAGCGCTGGTCGGAGGAGCTTTGGGTGTGGCTGTGGGGTTTATCATCACCATGATTGTCAGTTATTTCAGTAAACTTCCCTTTGCTTTGTATCTGGGGAATATCCTGCTTTCCCTCATCATCAGTATAGCGGTGGGCATTCTGGCAGGTATCTACCCTGCCATCCAGGGTACGAAATATGAGCCAGTCAGTGTGCTGTACGGGTAG
- a CDS encoding ABC transporter permease, which yields MGLSLKILQLREFLEEILKILYYYRGRVIFSFSGVALGILSICIIITTIDGANKKAHDIFEVLGPDSIMVFGGGERQRAARVRINSLTFRDADSLYRIEGIYDLMKVYQVRNVMMKYKGEKWQTQVVGSTTNYFESFSWGFQAGTPFVTYDYDNAEAVCIIGAKVYDELFKGEDAIGKTILVGKLPTKVIGVLQEKGGAVGGPNIDDRVVMPLTTVMSRIANEKRYLGMMRLKTDRDIDKTVEDMRTVLRSNHGLRGTAEDDFTIRSSKDIMKFVTVISGQLFLFLGIAAIVALVVSGFVLANLFYLTIQERRKDIGIRRAYGATRRGILFSFLFESIIITFIGGIAGILLSVALGGTFEKLFDIPMLFSYKVVVFALLFSFLTGLLSGLKPALRASRIEPIEAIRG from the coding sequence ATGGGGCTATCTCTCAAGATACTGCAACTTAGAGAATTTCTCGAAGAAATCCTTAAGATACTCTATTATTACCGGGGGAGGGTGATATTTTCTTTTTCCGGTGTTGCATTGGGCATACTTTCCATCTGCATCATTATTACCACGATTGACGGGGCCAACAAGAAAGCACATGATATTTTTGAAGTGCTCGGTCCGGACTCCATCATGGTTTTTGGCGGCGGGGAGAGGCAGCGGGCAGCAAGGGTGAGAATCAATAGTTTAACCTTCCGGGATGCAGATTCGCTTTACAGGATAGAAGGGATCTATGATCTGATGAAGGTTTATCAGGTAAGGAATGTCATGATGAAGTATAAAGGGGAAAAATGGCAAACCCAGGTAGTAGGTTCTACCACGAACTACTTTGAATCCTTTTCATGGGGTTTTCAGGCGGGCACGCCATTTGTAACCTATGACTATGACAATGCAGAGGCAGTGTGTATTATCGGTGCAAAGGTGTATGACGAACTGTTCAAGGGTGAAGATGCGATTGGGAAGACAATACTTGTAGGCAAACTTCCGACAAAGGTTATAGGAGTGCTTCAAGAAAAAGGGGGCGCCGTGGGTGGCCCCAATATTGACGACAGGGTAGTCATGCCCTTGACAACAGTAATGAGCAGGATTGCCAATGAAAAACGATATCTGGGCATGATGAGGCTCAAGACTGACAGGGATATCGACAAGACCGTTGAAGACATGAGAACGGTACTGAGAAGCAATCATGGTCTTCGAGGGACAGCAGAGGACGATTTTACAATAAGGAGCTCTAAAGACATAATGAAATTTGTTACGGTGATCTCGGGTCAGCTTTTCCTTTTCCTGGGTATAGCAGCAATAGTGGCGCTTGTTGTAAGCGGTTTTGTCCTTGCAAACCTCTTTTATCTGACCATACAGGAACGACGCAAAGATATCGGCATCAGAAGGGCTTACGGGGCGACAAGAAGGGGAATTCTGTTTTCTTTTCTCTTTGAATCGATAATTATAACGTTCATCGGTGGAATAGCAGGCATCCTGTTGAGCGTGGCACTTGGCGGGACCTTTGAAAAGCTCTTTGATATTCCCATGTTATTTTCCTATAAGGTTGTTGTCTTTGCCCTTCTCTTCAGCTTTCTTACCGGTTTGCTTTCCGGTCTCAAGCCGGCGTTACGTGCGAGCAGGATTGAACCGATAGAGGCAATAAGGGGATGA